Proteins encoded by one window of Glycine soja cultivar W05 chromosome 15, ASM419377v2, whole genome shotgun sequence:
- the LOC114386490 gene encoding factor of DNA methylation 5-like, translating to MASSSDERYVWPWTGIVANIFGKPKHEPVECDSMYWLRKFEQYKPEEAYVLHCAEDPTGYVVLEFGTEWIGFTQMMKLDTDFLVDHHGKKDYYESRKMGYSSGLFGWCAQAEDYNSEGLVGNFLRQKAELKTTSMVAQESLNEKTETLDHLYGEIGSVNKKISEMESKYIEDYMSLDKMMKEIEKKRDLLHQTCAEDDHVNCAPVLKSIVMRGREITYKAMEKNKKLQQEIDTMNDELDRWCQQLIEQEKSTIQQRRKFEEEKKSVNLFN from the exons ATGGCTAGCAGTTCAGATGAGAGGTATGTTTGGCCTTGGACAGGCATTGTTGCCAACATATTTGGGAAGCCAAAGCATGAACCAGTGGAGTGTGATAGCATGTATTGGCTGAGAAAGTTTGAACAATACAAACCCGAAGAGGCTTATGTTTTGCATTGTGCAGAAGATCCAACAGGGTACGTTGTGCTGGAATTTGGTACAGAATGGATTGGGTTCACACAAATGATGAAGTTAGATACAGATTTTCTTGTTGATCATCATGGAAAAAAGGATTATTATGAGTCAAGGAAAATGGGTTATTCGTCAGGCTTATTTGGTTGGTGTGCACAGGCAGAAGATTACAACTCAGAAGGGCTTGTTGGAAATTTTCTCCGTCAGAAAGCTGAGCTGAAAACAACCTCTATGGTTGCACAAGAGTCATTGAATGAAAAAACTGAAACTCTGGATCATTTGTATGGGGAAATAGGCTCTGTAAACAAAAAGATTAGTGAGATGGAATCGAAGTACATTGAGGACTACATGTCATTGGATAAAATGATGAAAGAGATTGAGAAGAAGAGAGACTTGCTTCACCAGACTTGTGCTGAAG ATGATCATGTAAATTGTGCTCCAGTGTTGAAGTCGATCGTAATGCGTGGACGTGAAATTACTTATAAAGccatggaaaaaaataaaaaattgcaacaaGAGATAGATACAATGAATGATGAACTCGATCGCTGGTGTCAACAACTGATTGAACAAGAAAAGTCAACTAtacaacaaaggagaaaatttgaggaagaaaagaaaagcgtaaatctttttaattaa
- the LOC114386431 gene encoding factor of DNA methylation 5-like, whose protein sequence is MNDELDRWCQQLIEQEKSTIQQRRKFEEEKKSQMESLILATEKQMKARSDVLSLLEKHQMEKKAVSDALLKLEKEMGNEQKLNLEIAELEEQLKVLKCVNLEEADHENKRKIEIEEIEEKLEDMIFDMSVKDDENQALKKKVQEAKIELEDARQQIIKELPQFLKGVTKIQIKKIGEVSARSFKKVCMNRYKNNKKASSESVKLCAKWQKEILDSTWHPFKIVDVEGKEIQEEIDENDPKLLSLKNDLGEEAYVAVVTALKELHEYHNSDDAENTHNSSEKQVIPEIWDSENGRRATVTEALKYISNRVIKMR, encoded by the exons ATGAATGATGAACTCGATCGCTGGTGTCAACAACTGATTGAACAAGAAAAGTCAACTAtacaacaaaggagaaaatttgaggaagaaaagaaaagc CAAATGGAATCACTAATTTTAGCAACAGAGAAGCAGATGAAGGCCAGAAGTGATGTTCTCAGTTTGCTTGAAAAGCATCAG ATGGAGAAAAAAGCTGTCAGTGATGCACTGTTGAAGCTTGAAAAAGAGATGGGAAATGAACAAAAGTTGAATTTAGAAATTGCTGAACTAGAGGAACAACTCAAGGTTTTGAAGTGTGTGAACTTGGAGGAAGCTGATCATGAgaataaaagaaagatagaaaTAGAAGAGATAGAAGAAAAATTGGAGGACATGATTTTTGATATGTCCGTAAAAGATGATGAAAATCAAGCTTTGAAGAAGAAGGTACAAGAAGCTAAAATCGAGCTAGAAGATGCTAGGCAACAAATTATTAAG GAATTACCACAGTTCTTGAAAGGGGTTACTaagattcaaataaaaaaaattggggaGGTCAGTGCTAGGTCATTTAAAAAAGTGTGCATGAATAggtataaaaataacaaaaaagcaTCATCGGAGTCTGTCAAACTGTGCGCAAAGTGGCAAAAAGAAATTCTGGATTCAACATGGCACCCTTTTAAGATTGTTGATGTCGAAGGGAAGGAAATACAG gaagaaattgatgaaaatgatcctaaattattatctttaaaaaatgatttgggAGAGGAGGCATACGTTGCTGTGGTGACAGCTCTAAAGGAATTGCATGAGTATCATAATTCTGATGATGCTGAGAACACCCATAATTCAAGTGAGAAACAAGTGATACCTGAGATatgggactccgaaaatggACGTAGAGCCACCGTAACTGAAGCTTTGAAGTACATAAGCAATAGGGTTATCAAGATGCGGTGA
- the LOC114386055 gene encoding factor of DNA methylation 5-like gives MESLILASEKQMKARSDVLSLLEKHQMEKKAVSDALLKLEKEMENEQKLKLEIAELEEQLKVLKCVNLEEADHENKRKIEIEEIEEKLEDMIFYMSVKDDENQALKKKVQEAKIELEDARQQIIKELPQFLKGVTKIQIKKIGEVSARSFKKVCMNRYKNNKKASSESVKLCAKWQKEILDSTWHPFKIVDVEGKEIQEEIDENDPKLLSLKNDLGEEAYVAVVTALKELHEYHNSDDAENTHNSSEKQVIPEIWDSENGRRAIVTEALKYISNRVIKMR, from the exons ATGGAATCACTAATTTTAGCATCAGAGAAGCAGATGAAGGCCAGAAGTGATGTTCTCAGTTTGCTTGAAAAGCATCAG ATGGAGAAAAAAGCTGTCAGTGATGCACTGTTGAAGCTTGAAAAAGAGATGGAAAATGAACAAAAGTTGAAGTTAGAAATTGCTGAACTAGAGGAACAACTCAAGGTTTTGAAGTGTGTGAACTTGGAGGAAGCTGATCATGAgaataaaagaaagatagaaaTAGAAGAGATAGAAGAAAAATTGGAGGACATGATTTTTTATATGTCCGTAAAAGATGATGAAAATCAAGCTTTGAAGAAGAAGGTACAAGAAGCTAAAATCGAGCTAGAAGATGCTAGGCAACAAATTATTAAG GAATTACCACAATTCTTGAAAGGGGTTACTaagattcaaataaaaaaaattggggaGGTCAGTGCTAGGTCATTTAAAAAAGTGTGCATGAATAggtataaaaataacaaaaaagcaTCATCGGAGTCTGTCAAACTGTGCGCAAAGTGGCAAAAAGAAATTCTGGATTCAACATGGCACCCTTTTAAGATTGTTGATGTCGAAGGGAAGGAAATACAG gaagaaattgatgaaaatgatcctaaattattatctttaaaaaatgatttgggAGAGGAGGCATACGTTGCTGTGGTGACAGCTCTAAAGGAATTGCATGAGTATCATAATTCTGATGATGCTGAGAACACCCATAATTCAAGTGAGAAACAAGTGATACCTGAGATatgggactccgaaaatggACGTAGAGCCATCGTAACTGAAGCTTTGAAGTACATAAGCAATAGGGTTATCAAGATGCGGTGA